TAGCCGATTTCGCACCGAAAACCGCCGCTGCACTGGCGTCTTTCAAGACGTCCACCGTTTCGATATCATTGGGATTAATATCCTCCCAGGCGCCGTAATAAATGGCTCCATCCAATACGATTAGCGGACTGGTATTGGCGTTCAAAGAATTTCGCCCCCTCAACTGCAGACTACCTCCACCTTTCGCATTACGATTGTAGCCTACACTCAAACCAGCCACATTTCCGCGCAGCATATCGCTCATCTGCGCCGGTGCTTCGTTTTGGATCACTTCACTGCGCACTTGCGATACCGCGCCGGTTAGATCCCGTTTCCGGGAAGTTCCGTATCCTACTACCACTACCTCATCGAGATTAGACACCTCGGCGGACAGATACACTTCGACTGAGTTTCGATTTCCCACATTGGCTTCCTGACTAATATAGCCAATAGAGGTGAATACCAGTGTGCCCTCGGGGTTCACATTGTTCAATACAAAAACACCATCTTCATTGGTGCTCACCCCGTTTTTTGTACCCTTTTCAACTACCCCGACCCCTGGGAGCGGTAGATTATCTGCCTGTGAATACACCACACCTTTGACAGTTATGGTCTGTTGCGCGTAAAGTACTGATGAAGAAAAAATTAGACACAGCATGATCCAAACATACCGTAGCGCATTTTTTTTCACATACGAAGTACTTCGTGTAGAAATGTTCATATAATTGGTCTCCTTCTTATTTTTACAGGGACATTGTCAGCAGCAATGCCTCCATAGGTTTATACTAAACTCATTTGGTTAATTATTCGAGAAGTAAAATTAGGAAGAGAACGTTCAGCTTAATCATTTTAGCTAACAACGTTGTTGTATTTAGTTAAAAAAGCAGCTTTCTGAACTTGTTCAAACGTTATACTTATTTATGTAAAGGAGATCACATCGAATCTATTGATCATGCCAAAGCTACCAAGTAGGTATAGGTTTCGTTCTGATGGAAAAACTATAAATGACTGTTTATTGACTTAGGCTGTGCTTAACCTGTGCTTAGCCGGCAAGTTTGCGGGAAAATTGTGGCAAAAATGCAGGGTCATTGTTGCAAGTTTCTTGTGTCAGTCTTGCAAGATTGTTAGGTCATCCTTGTGTCGCGCTAGCAAGATCCTTACAAGGAGGTGGCAAGAAGCTTGTAACACGCCCTTTGCAATTTTATAGTTATTTCAGGAACGATACACAGGGCAATGCAAGTTGTTATGAATGATAAGCTTTTAAATACTGTGCTGCGGTCATAACCGGCAGGCTAGATTTTTTATAATCTTTAATATTTCTGGTGATGATGAACTGGCATTTGTAGGCAAAAGCTATTGCATGTTGTACAGCATCTTCGATGTCTGCAAAACCTGATTGCAAAGCAGATGCTATCGCACTCTTTGTTGTATCTGCAACAGTAAGGTTACGCTGCAGTAAGTTAACGGATTTTTTAGCCGCTGTTTTATCAACGAATTTTTGCGTAACGTAATGTATATTGAGCAAGCTGTGGGCTGAAACAACAAAAGGGTTCTCTCAGCAAGATAGCATCCAGCAAAATATCTAAATCAATGAATAATATCATTTTACTTATACTTATTGATCAGATAATTGTGATAGGCTTCTTTATAATCAAAATCCGCTATAGGCTTCTTTACTGCTGCCAATTCCCTTACCCAAGGAGAAACCTCCGCATCTGGAACTTTATCTTCCGATAAAGACGCTAAATAATGCTCAACGATCTTCGATAAACTGGTATGATGTGCTTTGGCATAAGCCTTCGCATTGTTGATAACCCTGTCCCGAATATTTAACGTTAGCTTTGTATTGGCCATAAGAAAATATTTTACGTATGAAAATAATAAAAACTTACGTGTATTACAAAAAGCAACAGACAATATGACATCGAGACTCCCCGTAACTGCACTTGACTGACTTTATTTAACTAACGATTACCGCGTCAGCTACGAATTTCTGAGGTAAATGGCCATCGATTCCTTCGGGACCTGTTCGAGACTGTTCTTCGGGTCGGCTTAGAATCGCAGTCGAAGAGTTCCCGAAGCGGAGTCGAAGCCGACCCAAACAAGTGTCGAGGAATTCCCGAAGCAGGGTCAAACAAAAGTCGAATACTAGTCGATACACCTAGTATAGCTATAAGTCAGGAAAAATAGGTATCTTTGGTTTAAAGAACTAAAGGAGGTAGATATGATATCGGAAACCCGAAAATTACATCTGATTGAAGAGGTGTTAAAAATCAAAAGTGAGTCCACATTGGCTGCTCTGGAAGATTTTCTTAAGAAGGCTAAAATAAAGGAGCGCAAAAACAAAAAAACACTGATGTTCCAAGAGTTTTCTGGAATCTGGAGCAAAGAAGAGGCAGACGAAATTGAAAGGGCAATCGAAGAATCTTGCGAAACGATAAATCCTGATGATTGGAAATAAGATTATTCTCGACACAAATATCATAATCGACTTATTTCGTGGGAATTCGCAGATTCTAAACCTTCTTGACACGCTAGAAAGGATTGATTTGCCGTATGTTGTACTTGCGGAATTATTGCTTGGCGCTTATCGATCCTCAAATCGTGAGAAACATTTATCACAAATTAAAGGTTTTCTGAAAAAATGCAAGATCATACATTCTGATACAGACACAGCGAATATTTACGCGTTAATAAAAACTGAATTACTGAAAAAAGGAAAACCTATTCCGGAAAATGACATTTGGATCGCAGCGATTGCCCAACGTCATAATTTAACCTTGGTAACCAGAGACAAACACTTCAAAGAAGTTTCTGGAATAAAAGTTAAAACCTGGTAAATTCTTTTTTGGAAGCATTATATCTGATTAACAAATTTTTATGTGCACTTCCTCATATTGACTGCATTCAAAAATATAATATATCGCTTCCGAACGCCAATAAAGTGTACGGAAGCGACTAGTAATAGCCTACGGATTCTGCTCCAACCCCTCCTGTAACAATAACTGCGCCTCAGGTATAAACTCTATAATAGCTCTATTATCCGGTGCTACCTCTGTAATGGGGTTATTTCCCAATAGGTGTGCTCCGGGATAACTTCTGTCCATGGTTTGGTCATTCCGGAAAACATCCATTTTACGATGCCCTTCATAAGCAAGTTCCAGCCTACGCTCGTCGAGCACTGCTTCTAGTACTGTCTTTCCCTGAAGGTTACTTTCACTGTAAAGTCCTTCGGCAGGAATACCAGCTCGCTCCCGAATAAGGTTTATATCTGCCAAGGCTTGTCCATTATTTCCCAAGTTGGCATGTGCTTCCGCACGATTTAGATACATCTCTGCCAATCGCGATACAACGGGCGACCACAGGTGTGCTTGCCCTTCCTGTCCGGAACACTTAAGTACATAATATTTAGGAAACCCGTTACGCACGTCCAATTCCCGATCAATTAATACGCGTTTACTACCTTCGGCCGTTTCAATAAAATAATGGTAGCCCCCATGACCATCGGCCTCTTTCGTTAATGTTATTTGTTGTCCGTTTTCTGTATAGGAATAATCATCGCCATCCTGTACCACTTCCTTCCATTGATAAATGGATGAATTGTCTACATATATGGCCCAGTTCACGTCTTCATTTAACACCACCGGTTCAATGAAATCATTGCGTACATCCTCCGGGTATTCTCTGATGAGCTCCAGGTAACTTCTCGAAGCGTACATTTCGCCCCAGCCCGAGCCCAAAAAGTTGGCATAAAATGACCCCACGGTATACCAGCCATTATCTGGATAGTCTACATTTGGAATTAGCTTTACAGCAAATATCGTTTCATCGTTATCTTCCGGTTTAAATGTAGGATACGCGGCCAACCTGTCTGTTGCCAATAGGGCAAATTTTCCAGAGTTAATGACCATATCCGTGTACTCTATTACTTGCTGGTACTGCTCCCTGTACAGATACAATCTCGACAACAGTGCCCAACAGGCTTCTTTTGACGCAAAGGTATTATCCTTCTCAGCAGTAAAAAGGGTAATTGCCTTTTGTAAATCGGCTTCCACTTGGTCATAAACCTCTCCTACACTCGATCTAAGGGGATGGTTGTTTTGATCTGCATCTAACTTCAATGGCACACCTAAATTGTCGGGACCTTGATTATAAGGCCTTCCAAAAATATCCACCAACTGAAAATGCATCAAAGCCCTTAGGTAGTAATTTTCCGCTAAAAACTGATCATTAACGGGAGATTCACCTTCGGTAATTGCTTCAATCACTTTGTTTGCCCCAACAATTATCTCGTATGATTTTGTCCAATAGGTTGTTGTTCTAGAACTATTAGGTACGCGCTGATAGTTATAGGAAAAAAACAGGGGATCTGAAGTCGTTCCACTGACCGACATGTTATCTCCCGGAAATTCGTGGAGAATATGCCATTCGGTCACCCACGTTTTCATCCGATGATAGTTGCCCAATGTTGCGGCCTCTAAACCTGTTTCTGAACTATTTAAATCATCGCCCTTAATAGAATCATAAGGCGATTTATCCACGCTACAAGCGTTTATAACTACCGTTATTACAACGAGCAGTAACAGTTTATTGATATTTATTTTATGTATCATGATTTTTTTTTAATCGCGATTATCTGATTAATTCATTACTTTCTTTTTTCATCAATCTTCCATATTCAAAGGCATTCAAGCTTTCCCTAACGGGAAGGTTTGCCACTTAGTCATTATATGCGATAGCCATCTTTATATTAAATCCCTTTTTCTTACAAAGAAACGTTTACGCCAAATGTAAATCTCCTAGGTAAAGGATAAGGTGACGCGTTATCACTTGCCCCTCGAAAGTCCGTTGTATTCTCTGGATTGTCCGCGGGGAATAACATCGAGCCGTTGATAGCAGCTTCCGGGTCCAGGCCCGAATAGTTGGTGATGGTAAAAAGATTATCTATGGAAACATAAGCATCTAATCCTTTCAATCGCAACGCCTTTATGATTCTTTCAGGGAAACGGTAACCTGCCGTGATATTTCGCAGTCTTAAGAAGCTTGCGTCTTCAATGTACCGGGAAGAAACCCTGTGCGAATTCAGGTTGCCACCGTACACCAATTGCGGATGTGTGGCATTCGGGTTATCGGGTGTCCATCTAGACCAGCCATCCTTCAATACCATTTGGTTATAAGTTGGATATGCCCCGTCACTATCGAACAAATCGCGACCTTCATTATAAACCATTGCTCCTTTAGAGTAAGAGAAATTAGCATTTAGGAATACATTCTTGTAATTTACAGCTGTCCCGAATCCTCCATAAAAATCAGGTGTTGAGGTACCTACCTGCTGCAACGTGGCCTGATCGTAAGACCCGGTAATGTTGGCCTCACCGGTTTCCGGGTTAACCATTTCCCATTGCGGTGTACCGTCTTCCGGGTTTACTCCCATCCATTTACGCATATACCAGGTATCAATGTCGCTACCTATTTCGACGATACGGTTGCCTGATATTTGGCGACGACCATCATACAGTTCGGTAATTCTATTGACATTCCGACCAATGTTCATATCTACGCGCCAGCTGAAATCGGCACTTTTGAAAATATCGGTCCCCAAGCTGAACTCTATACCTCGGTTCCTTACCGCACCTATATTATCCCAATAACCACTAAACCCTGAAACTGCAGGTAAAGGCACAAAATGCAATAGTCCACTCGTATTTTTGCTATACACTTCAAGCACTCCTTCTAAGCGTTGAAACAATCCGAATTCCAAACCTACATTGGTATCAAAGGTACGCTCCCAGGTAAGTTCATCGTTGCCTAATTGGCTAGGAAATGCTGCGGGTAATCCATTATACTGTGCTGCCAGTGAATACAGTTCATACTGTGGATATAACGACTGCGGTGTATTTCCTACGCTACCATGAGCGGCTTTTATACGGAAATAATCCACCTTATCTACATCGAAGAAGCTTTCATTATGGATATTCCATGAACCACTGACGGCATAGAAATTACCATATTTATGCTTTTCTCCAAAACGGGATGCACCGTCCCTTCTGAAAGAAACCTGCAAGTTGTAACGGTTATCATATCCATAATTTGCATTGAAGAGAAACGACTGGAAGGCATAGTCGAATTTTGTGCCTTCAATATTCATTGCCTCAGACGCGGCATTGATTGTGGTAGCACCGGCCACAATACCTCTACCGGTAGCACTCACATCATTATATTGATAATCATTAAATTCATAGGCAGCAAGGGCATTGATGCTATGCTTGCCAAAACTATTCTGATAACTCAGCATTTGGTTGGTAAAGCGGGTAGTACGCTTCGAAATCACGTTATTGATACGTCCTTTATCAGCCAAGCCTGCATTTGATCTCGGATCGGTATACCCTAAAGACTCTGCATTGATATAGGTAATGTTATTTGTCGAAATAAAAGATAAGTTATCGGTAATATCATATTGAAAGTCGATATTCGCCAAACCGTTAAAATTTGATCCTTTGGTATAATTCCATTGGAGATCATATAAATAATTATTTCGATCACGTCCGTACCAAGTCACCCCCGCCTCTTGTGCATTAACCACACTACCATCATCATTATAAGGTTTATCCCAAGGCATGTACCGGAACATATCATATAAAGAATGTTGCCTGTCGTCTGTTGCCGTATAGGTAGCCATTATTTTAGGTTTGATGGTAAGCCGTTTGCTAACCTGATAATCCACATTCATTCTACCCGAAAAACGCTCGAAACTATATCCTTTCACCGAACCCTCTTCCTTGAAATAATTGCCTGCTGCATAAATTTTCGCCTTTTCGGTAGACCCCATATAAGATAGGTTATAGTCCTGATTCAAGCCATGTTGTGAACTCAGGTCTACCCAATCAGTATTGGTATTCAACAAATCTGGTGTATAGTATGACGGAATAGATCCCTGATTGGCAAACTGTCCATAATAATCGTACAACTCTTGGGAGTCCATCAATTTAAAGCCTCCCATATTTAGTACTGAGATTCCTGTTTTAGCATTCGCGTTAATCGTACTCGTTCCTTCACCTTTTGCAGACTTAGTGGTCACTACCATTACCCCATTAGCTCCCCTTGAGCCGTATAACGCAGCAGCAGCAGCATCTTTTAACACCGTCATGGACTCCACATCTTGCGGATTGAGGTTTGGCACACCTTGCCAGATAACACCATCAACTACCCATAGTGGATCTACAGAAGAACGAATAGAGCTTTTACCTCTAATCCTAAGTGTAGGTTGAGCTCCCGGTCTTCCCGTATTGGCCGTTACATCTACACCAGCTACTTTTCCCTGCATCATATTGGCAATATTTGGAGAGGTAATATCATTGAGCTTTTCGCTGCTAACAGTAGCTATAGAACCAGTCAGGTTTTGTCTTTTTTGCGTACCGTAGCCCGTAACCACCACCTCTTCCAGTGCCGAGACATCTTCTGTCAAGGTTATCGTCACCTCTTCCTCATTTTGAACCGAAACTTCCTGGCTTTCAAAACCAATATAAGTAACAAGCAACGTATTGCTATTACCCGATAATTGGATAGAAAAAAGTCCTTCAGCATTGGTCTGTGTTCCGTTGGTAGGCTCTCCTTTTTCTATGACAGATACACCGGGCAATGGTTCTCCTTTGAGGTCGATCACCTTACCTGTAATTTCTCCTTGTTGCGCCATGATCCTGGTAATCCCCAAGAAACAAAGCATCAGCAACAATAATGGTTTGTTCATCATTTGTTTATGTTTTGTTTATATCTATTCGTTTTATTTGTGCATGTATCGAAAGATCTTATCAGATCTGAAACCTAAAAAATTGCTAATCAGCAGTATCTCTATCGCATAATTCTTACAATATTATCGTTCTTCAAGAGCGAATACAAACCATAACCAAACGAAATCGGTTGCGTAATTTTACTGTTACTTCAAAGCAAACACCTCTTTTTAAATGGATTAGTACCAAAGCAAAACAGGGTTAGCGACTAGCAGTTCACCAACCCTGTTATTATGCATGATAAAATGCAACGATCTATTTTAATGGCATAATAAGGTAGTTATAACGATAATCCGTATAGGGCAAGCGATATTCCTCCAACGGCTGTGAGCCCCAACTATCGATTCCCTGCAGACCTATCTGGTTTAGATCCATATGTACGTGTGTTTTGTTCCGCTTTTCAAGTTCACCCGAATGATATTGTTTCTTTTCTACTTCGGGATCCAGGTCGTCTAAAGCATAAGGCAATGCCGAAAAGTTCAACAAGCTATCCGTATAAGCAAACTTTAGCCCTTTTCCTTTATTATCAGTGAAGCTTACCCAGCGTACATCCGCTTTATTGCCACTTTCCTGAGGGCGCGCGTAAGGGAAGTACTGCTCATTAACTTTTTGTTTATACAAGCCTACCAAGGAAGCCGATTTTCGGTCCCAATAATTCTCCCAGGGACCGCGCCCGTAAAACGTTACTTGATCCAAATGTGTGCTCAATTCCAGGTCATTCCCTATACGCATCACTAGTTTATGATCGCCTTTGATAGCCTCAAACGCATTCTCCACTAAGATATTTCCATTAGGGTATATGGTATAAACCTGCGTACTTTTCGCATCCCCGCCGAGGAGTTCTTTGGCTAACGTTACCTTATAAGTACCAGCCTCTTCCCTAACCTCTGCGGCAGTTATCTTCCCTTCTTCATAAGCATTTCGCCAATCCCTTAATTTACGGTTATATCCCGCTCCAATGTCATTATCGGTCGGTGCCCGCCAAAAGGATGGTCGAGGGCCGCTGGTCAAAAGCTCGGCATTTCCCTGCTTATAAGACGTGAGCACTCCGGCCTTCAGGTCAAATAAAATTTCAAAGCCTTTAGCTTTAAACGAAACTTCATCGCCCACCTTATTCATTTCCAAAACTCCTTTCGCGGGCGTAGTCATCTTTGACGGGATAGGATCAGTCAAGGCAAACTGTTCATAAGCCTGTTCATATCCCACATCCAAGAAAGGCTCATTTTCCTTCAACACATAACGAATATTCAGAAAATATTCTTTGCCTTCCTTCAACATCTGCGGTTTTATAGGTAAAGTCAATGAAGTACTGTCGCCAGGCTTTACGGTTAGTGTCGAAATATTACCCGTCTGTACCACCTTTCCATCCTCCTGCAATTCCCAATTCAATTGGAAATTAGAGAGGTCCCGGAAGAAATAGGTGTTTTTAACATTCAGCGTATAATTCCCGTTATAGTAGGTCTTGATATATTGGTGTACTTTTTTTAACTCAACCGCCATGGGCGTTAGTTCTCTATGTGCAGTAACTACCCCTTTGACAGAGAAATTGTTATCACTAAAATCTTCGTTAACCGGACCCTCCAATGGAAAATCACCACCATAAGCCATAATGCGTTTACCATTTTTCAAGGTATCTAAAGCCTGGTCTATCCATTCCCATACGTAGCCACCTTGAAGTGACGGGCTGTTTTCAATAGCTTCCCAATATTCTTTAAAATTCCCGAGACTGTTTCCCATGATATGCGCATACTCGCTCATGACCATGCTTTTCTTCTGCGGTTTTGAAGAAAAATATTTTAAGTAATCAGGCCCCGGATATTGCGGCACCAACATATCGGTATTGTATTCACTACCTGCCCGTTCGTATTGAACAGGGCGAACATCATGTTGCTTCAGCCAATCATAGGCTTCATACATGTTAATGCCGTTGCCTGCTTCGTTACCTAGCGACCAAGCAATTACTGACGGGTAATTCTTGTCCCGTTCGTACATACGATATATTCTGGAAAGATGCGTTTCACGCCAGGCTGGATCATTGGCAAAAGTATACTCCAGATCGTAATAACGGCCGTGCGATTCAATATTTGCTTCATCAATAACATATAAACCATATTGATCGCAAAGCTCCATCCAATAGGGATCTGGCGGATAATGTGAATGCCGCACAGCATTGACGTTCAGCTTCTTCATCATCTCCATATCTTTGTGCATATCTTCTTTAGTTAGTGTATGACCGGTATGCGCATTGTGCTCGTGCCGGTTAACTCCTTTAAAGAAAACTCTTTTACCATTCACCAATACATCTGCGCCCTTAAGCGCTATACTTCTGAAGCCAACTTTCACCGGCACTACTTCCACCAGGTTTCCGGATTTATCTTTTAGGCTGATATATAAGGTATAGAGATAAGGTATTTCGGCCGACCACTGTTGAACCGACGGTATTTTGGTTTCGAACGTTACCTCCCTTTTATATCTTCCCAACACCGTTTGTACGTCATTGGTCGCATCTTCATAAACTACACTACCCTTAGCATCAAGAAGCTGTACGGCTACAGAAAAGGTGTCAGGTCTACTGGTTAGGGTATTGGTGTCTACTTTATAACTCTGTATCAGTGCCTCCAATTTTAAAGTACCTGTTGTATAATTATCCGTCAATCCTGCCTCTACCTTGAAATCACGCACATCCAACTTAGGCGTAGCATATAAGTAAACATCACGTTCTATACCGGATATCCGCCACATATCCTGGCATTCCAGGTAACTGCCGGCGCTCCATCGATAAACTTGCAGTGCCACGAGGTTTTCACCCGGCTGTACGTATTTGGTAATGTCAAACTCTGCGGCCAGTTTACTATCGGTGCTATACCCTACCTTTTTACCATTTACCCAAATAAAAAAAGCCGATTTTACCGCTCCCAAGTGAATAAACACTTGTTTACCGTCCCAGTCTTCCGGCAAGGTGAATGTTTTTCTGTAGGAGCCCACCGGATTATTCTCTGCCGGTATATCATAAGGAGGATTTAGGTTTGCTCCCATGGTTTTTCTACCGGTAAATTCATAAGGGTGATTCACGTATATCGGTAAGCCATAGCCATTTGTCTCCCAATTGGCCGGCACTTTGAAATCATCCCAGCCGCTATCATCAAAATCGGCATTGAAAAAATCCATTGGCCGTGTGCGCGGATCTTGCACCCAATTAAATTTCCATGAGCCATTTAACGATAAAAAATTTACTGAATTTGTTTTATCATATGTCTTTGCCAACTCCTGATTTTCGAAGGCAAAAGCATGTGCACGCATAGGCATCCTATTTAGGGCTACTACCTCTGGGCTAAGCAGTTCTGAG
This Olivibacter sp. SDN3 DNA region includes the following protein-coding sequences:
- a CDS encoding DUF6364 family protein, with protein sequence MANTKLTLNIRDRVINNAKAYAKAHHTSLSKIVEHYLASLSEDKVPDAEVSPWVRELAAVKKPIADFDYKEAYHNYLINKYK
- a CDS encoding type II toxin-antitoxin system VapC family toxin, whose amino-acid sequence is MIGNKIILDTNIIIDLFRGNSQILNLLDTLERIDLPYVVLAELLLGAYRSSNREKHLSQIKGFLKKCKIIHSDTDTANIYALIKTELLKKGKPIPENDIWIAAIAQRHNLTLVTRDKHFKEVSGIKVKTW
- a CDS encoding RagB/SusD family nutrient uptake outer membrane protein yields the protein MIHKININKLLLLVVITVVINACSVDKSPYDSIKGDDLNSSETGLEAATLGNYHRMKTWVTEWHILHEFPGDNMSVSGTTSDPLFFSYNYQRVPNSSRTTTYWTKSYEIIVGANKVIEAITEGESPVNDQFLAENYYLRALMHFQLVDIFGRPYNQGPDNLGVPLKLDADQNNHPLRSSVGEVYDQVEADLQKAITLFTAEKDNTFASKEACWALLSRLYLYREQYQQVIEYTDMVINSGKFALLATDRLAAYPTFKPEDNDETIFAVKLIPNVDYPDNGWYTVGSFYANFLGSGWGEMYASRSYLELIREYPEDVRNDFIEPVVLNEDVNWAIYVDNSSIYQWKEVVQDGDDYSYTENGQQITLTKEADGHGGYHYFIETAEGSKRVLIDRELDVRNGFPKYYVLKCSGQEGQAHLWSPVVSRLAEMYLNRAEAHANLGNNGQALADINLIRERAGIPAEGLYSESNLQGKTVLEAVLDERRLELAYEGHRKMDVFRNDQTMDRSYPGAHLLGNNPITEVAPDNRAIIEFIPEAQLLLQEGLEQNP
- a CDS encoding TonB-dependent receptor, yielding MMNKPLLLLMLCFLGITRIMAQQGEITGKVIDLKGEPLPGVSVIEKGEPTNGTQTNAEGLFSIQLSGNSNTLLVTYIGFESQEVSVQNEEEVTITLTEDVSALEEVVVTGYGTQKRQNLTGSIATVSSEKLNDITSPNIANMMQGKVAGVDVTANTGRPGAQPTLRIRGKSSIRSSVDPLWVVDGVIWQGVPNLNPQDVESMTVLKDAAAAALYGSRGANGVMVVTTKSAKGEGTSTINANAKTGISVLNMGGFKLMDSQELYDYYGQFANQGSIPSYYTPDLLNTNTDWVDLSSQHGLNQDYNLSYMGSTEKAKIYAAGNYFKEEGSVKGYSFERFSGRMNVDYQVSKRLTIKPKIMATYTATDDRQHSLYDMFRYMPWDKPYNDDGSVVNAQEAGVTWYGRDRNNYLYDLQWNYTKGSNFNGLANIDFQYDITDNLSFISTNNITYINAESLGYTDPRSNAGLADKGRINNVISKRTTRFTNQMLSYQNSFGKHSINALAAYEFNDYQYNDVSATGRGIVAGATTINAASEAMNIEGTKFDYAFQSFLFNANYGYDNRYNLQVSFRRDGASRFGEKHKYGNFYAVSGSWNIHNESFFDVDKVDYFRIKAAHGSVGNTPQSLYPQYELYSLAAQYNGLPAAFPSQLGNDELTWERTFDTNVGLEFGLFQRLEGVLEVYSKNTSGLLHFVPLPAVSGFSGYWDNIGAVRNRGIEFSLGTDIFKSADFSWRVDMNIGRNVNRITELYDGRRQISGNRIVEIGSDIDTWYMRKWMGVNPEDGTPQWEMVNPETGEANITGSYDQATLQQVGTSTPDFYGGFGTAVNYKNVFLNANFSYSKGAMVYNEGRDLFDSDGAYPTYNQMVLKDGWSRWTPDNPNATHPQLVYGGNLNSHRVSSRYIEDASFLRLRNITAGYRFPERIIKALRLKGLDAYVSIDNLFTITNYSGLDPEAAINGSMLFPADNPENTTDFRGASDNASPYPLPRRFTFGVNVSL
- a CDS encoding glycoside hydrolase family 2 TIM barrel-domain containing protein gives rise to the protein MNKFLMLFALFIGTTLTAQELPSELLSPEVVALNRMPMRAHAFAFENQELAKTYDKTNSVNFLSLNGSWKFNWVQDPRTRPMDFFNADFDDSGWDDFKVPANWETNGYGLPIYVNHPYEFTGRKTMGANLNPPYDIPAENNPVGSYRKTFTLPEDWDGKQVFIHLGAVKSAFFIWVNGKKVGYSTDSKLAAEFDITKYVQPGENLVALQVYRWSAGSYLECQDMWRISGIERDVYLYATPKLDVRDFKVEAGLTDNYTTGTLKLEALIQSYKVDTNTLTSRPDTFSVAVQLLDAKGSVVYEDATNDVQTVLGRYKREVTFETKIPSVQQWSAEIPYLYTLYISLKDKSGNLVEVVPVKVGFRSIALKGADVLVNGKRVFFKGVNRHEHNAHTGHTLTKEDMHKDMEMMKKLNVNAVRHSHYPPDPYWMELCDQYGLYVIDEANIESHGRYYDLEYTFANDPAWRETHLSRIYRMYERDKNYPSVIAWSLGNEAGNGINMYEAYDWLKQHDVRPVQYERAGSEYNTDMLVPQYPGPDYLKYFSSKPQKKSMVMSEYAHIMGNSLGNFKEYWEAIENSPSLQGGYVWEWIDQALDTLKNGKRIMAYGGDFPLEGPVNEDFSDNNFSVKGVVTAHRELTPMAVELKKVHQYIKTYYNGNYTLNVKNTYFFRDLSNFQLNWELQEDGKVVQTGNISTLTVKPGDSTSLTLPIKPQMLKEGKEYFLNIRYVLKENEPFLDVGYEQAYEQFALTDPIPSKMTTPAKGVLEMNKVGDEVSFKAKGFEILFDLKAGVLTSYKQGNAELLTSGPRPSFWRAPTDNDIGAGYNRKLRDWRNAYEEGKITAAEVREEAGTYKVTLAKELLGGDAKSTQVYTIYPNGNILVENAFEAIKGDHKLVMRIGNDLELSTHLDQVTFYGRGPWENYWDRKSASLVGLYKQKVNEQYFPYARPQESGNKADVRWVSFTDNKGKGLKFAYTDSLLNFSALPYALDDLDPEVEKKQYHSGELEKRNKTHVHMDLNQIGLQGIDSWGSQPLEEYRLPYTDYRYNYLIMPLK